The following proteins are co-located in the Planctomycetota bacterium genome:
- a CDS encoding type II toxin-antitoxin system death-on-curing family toxin, with product MTVEHLTLSDILRIHQDQLARYGGLDGVRDPGLLESSLAQPRATFDGQPLHPSLTAMAAAYLFHLVKNHPFLDGNKRTGAVAARVFLGINGHVFEPPASEYEGIVRKVAGCSARKEEIASFIQKFCRSNPPPSSGPASRP from the coding sequence ATGACGGTCGAACATCTCACGCTCTCCGACATCCTGAGAATTCACCAAGACCAGTTGGCCCGATATGGGGGATTGGACGGCGTTCGAGATCCCGGCCTTCTGGAGTCCAGCCTGGCCCAGCCCAGGGCAACTTTCGACGGACAGCCCCTGCATCCGAGCCTGACGGCTATGGCCGCGGCGTATCTCTTTCATCTCGTGAAGAACCATCCTTTTTTGGACGGAAACAAACGCACAGGGGCCGTCGCCGCCCGAGTCTTCCTCGGAATCAATGGTCACGTTTTCGAACCCCCGGCGTCGGAATACGAAGGAATCGTGAGAAAAGTTGCGGGGTGCTCCGCCCGTAAAGAAGAAATCGCGTCCTTTATCCAAAAATTCTGCCGGTCGAACCCGCCCCCCTCATCAGGGCCGGCATCTCGGCCGTAG